From the Maioricimonas rarisocia genome, one window contains:
- a CDS encoding beta-propeller fold lactonase family protein, which yields MSITPTRLRHISQAVMLTVATLAPCGSALAGTSNSLIDISAEGTLLACSNRDSGTVTIVDLKTHTVLHEVAVGHHPEGVSFVGTSHQLAVAVHGDDRVQFVDADAGKATGTVEVFDEPYGIVSNANGTRVYVTLDYPGQVLEIDPAAPSIVRALDVGRFIRGIALEPGGRRLLTTEYYTAIVRAIDLDTWEVVDEWAGSSQENLARQIAVHPTRPKAYLPMQRSRVTVPHGSGAIFPYVAIVDTEAGEGKRRKRVQMDSFRGTYVVANPWEVAVSPDGTRLYVAFAGTDDLFVCNVLDDNYRELEYASLLRLGANPRAVRVAPDGGTFYVYNALDFEVVAYDASTLQEQARITVCKNPLEGEIWLGKRLFYSARQPMVGRRWISCSSCHPDGEPDGRTWQQPEGLRQTQPLFGMAHTHPIHWSADRDEVQDFEHTIRGPLMQGRGLIRGRLNDSLGKPNKGLSRELDALAAYANSHDVPLSPYAKNGLSDAAQRGRKLFFSSETKCATCHSGPYFCDSGSRTDSDSGETFLLHDVGTGQDDPSEKMGTAYDTPTLLGVYRSAPYLHDGSAATLRDVLTTANPEDRHGRTRHLSEQEISDLVEFLKALPYE from the coding sequence ATGAGCATCACTCCCACCAGGCTGCGACATATCAGCCAGGCGGTCATGCTGACCGTCGCGACCCTGGCCCCGTGCGGATCGGCACTGGCAGGCACATCCAACAGTCTGATCGACATCTCCGCCGAGGGGACACTGCTGGCCTGCTCGAACCGGGACAGCGGCACCGTCACGATCGTCGATCTGAAGACGCACACGGTTCTGCACGAAGTCGCCGTCGGCCACCATCCGGAAGGCGTCAGCTTTGTCGGCACATCGCATCAGTTGGCCGTTGCCGTGCACGGCGACGACCGCGTGCAGTTCGTCGATGCCGACGCCGGCAAGGCCACCGGAACGGTCGAAGTCTTCGACGAGCCTTACGGCATCGTCTCGAATGCCAACGGAACACGGGTGTACGTTACGCTCGACTATCCCGGGCAGGTCCTCGAGATCGATCCGGCTGCTCCGTCAATCGTTCGCGCGCTGGACGTCGGACGGTTCATTCGTGGCATTGCCCTCGAGCCGGGCGGGCGACGTCTGCTGACCACGGAGTATTACACAGCAATCGTCCGAGCGATCGATCTGGACACGTGGGAAGTCGTCGACGAATGGGCCGGTTCGTCGCAGGAGAACCTCGCGCGACAGATCGCCGTTCATCCGACCCGCCCCAAGGCGTACCTGCCGATGCAGCGGTCGCGGGTCACGGTGCCGCATGGCTCGGGAGCGATCTTCCCCTACGTGGCGATCGTCGACACGGAAGCAGGCGAAGGGAAACGCCGCAAACGGGTGCAGATGGATTCGTTCCGCGGCACCTACGTGGTGGCGAACCCGTGGGAAGTGGCCGTCTCGCCGGACGGCACCCGCCTCTACGTCGCCTTCGCCGGAACGGATGACCTGTTCGTCTGCAACGTCCTCGACGACAACTACCGCGAACTGGAGTACGCGTCGCTGTTGCGGCTGGGGGCCAACCCGCGGGCGGTTCGCGTTGCTCCCGATGGAGGGACATTCTACGTCTACAACGCGCTCGACTTTGAAGTCGTCGCCTATGACGCCTCGACGCTGCAGGAACAGGCCCGCATCACGGTCTGCAAGAACCCGCTCGAGGGAGAAATCTGGCTCGGGAAAAGGCTGTTCTACTCTGCCCGCCAACCGATGGTCGGCCGCCGCTGGATCTCCTGCTCGAGTTGTCATCCCGATGGCGAGCCGGATGGCCGGACCTGGCAGCAGCCGGAAGGACTTCGCCAGACGCAGCCGCTGTTCGGCATGGCTCACACGCACCCGATTCACTGGTCGGCCGACCGGGACGAAGTGCAGGACTTCGAGCACACGATCCGGGGACCGCTGATGCAGGGGCGGGGACTGATCCGTGGGAGGCTGAACGACTCGCTCGGGAAACCGAACAAGGGACTCTCCCGCGAACTGGATGCTCTGGCCGCCTACGCAAACTCGCACGATGTGCCCCTCAGCCCGTACGCGAAGAACGGCCTGAGCGACGCGGCACAGCGTGGACGCAAGCTGTTCTTTTCGAGTGAGACGAAGTGCGCGACCTGTCACAGCGGGCCATACTTCTGTGACTCCGGCTCTCGCACCGACTCGGACAGCGGGGAGACCTTCCTGCTGCACGACGTCGGGACGGGCCAGGACGATCCGTCCGAAAAGATGGGAACCGCTTACGACACACCAACGCTGCTGGGAGTGTACCGCTCGGCTCCATACCTGCACGACGGCAGTGCGGCGACGCTGCGGGACGTGCTGACGACGGCGAATCCGGAAGACCGTCACGGCCGCACGCGCCACCTGTCGGAGCAGGAGATCTCGGATCTCGTGGAGTTCCTCAAGGCGCTGCCGTACGAGTAA
- a CDS encoding DUF1570 domain-containing protein, translated as MRRTWVIAACLALVAAGCVTPGRNAFRGLPDRHEFRDEGLTIHSDMKLPSSDPLIADLYRVRDQITEVLDLPNANRSVSVYLFRDQERYATYMQTAHPELPNRRAFFIGSTTELAVYAFQGDRVGEDLRHEYTHGLLHATLRTVPLWLDEGLAEYFEVGGTQPGALNRDHAHRLATALENGWRPDLQRLEQLDDIAQMRRVDYQESWAWVHFLLHEAPGGRALLVDYLKELQTTTVAPSLAERIRREIPSAEMRLMSYIATFATSSVGRSVL; from the coding sequence GTGCGTCGAACGTGGGTGATCGCGGCCTGCCTCGCTCTTGTGGCAGCCGGTTGCGTCACTCCCGGGCGGAATGCGTTTCGCGGCCTCCCCGACCGGCATGAATTCCGGGACGAGGGGCTGACGATCCACTCCGACATGAAGCTCCCGTCGAGCGATCCGCTCATCGCCGATCTGTACCGTGTCCGCGACCAGATCACGGAGGTGCTCGACCTTCCGAACGCCAATCGCTCGGTCAGCGTCTACCTCTTCCGCGACCAGGAGCGTTACGCCACGTATATGCAGACCGCTCATCCGGAACTGCCGAACCGGCGGGCATTCTTCATCGGCTCGACCACCGAACTGGCGGTCTACGCCTTTCAGGGCGACCGCGTCGGCGAGGATCTGCGGCACGAATACACGCACGGTCTGCTGCATGCGACGCTCCGAACCGTTCCCCTCTGGCTCGACGAAGGACTGGCGGAATACTTCGAAGTGGGCGGCACACAACCGGGGGCTCTCAACCGGGACCACGCGCATCGACTGGCCACGGCGCTCGAGAACGGCTGGCGGCCCGATCTGCAGCGGCTCGAACAGCTTGACGACATCGCCCAGATGCGGCGAGTCGACTACCAGGAATCCTGGGCGTGGGTGCACTTTCTACTGCACGAAGCTCCCGGTGGACGGGCTCTGCTTGTCGACTACCTCAAAGAGCTGCAGACAACTACGGTGGCCCCCTCTCTGGCCGAACGGATCCGCCGCGAGATTCCCTCGGCCGAAATGCGGCTGATGAGCTACATTGCCACGTTCGCGACGTCGAGCGTGGGCCGCAGCGTGCTGTAG
- the fmt gene encoding methionyl-tRNA formyltransferase — MPLRVVMMGTGQFALPTFRTLIDSPHEVAALVTQPDRTGRGHHHHVNVMKETGLEHGIDVFQPEKARAPEALDRLRSYGADVFVVAAYGQILSQELLDIPRFGAINLHASLLPKYRGAAPVHYAILNGETESGVTMFRIVPALDAGPILGVVRTDIGPQETSGELEARLADLSGPLTLEVLERLERGQAEAIPQDESQVTLAPKMPKSMGQIDWTRTAEQVGWHVRAMQPWPMPFTFFTQEGRKPLRLLVLETQSVSEDEVEAVPGSQPGQLAAAHDKHLYVRTGAGIVEVIRLKPAGKREMIAAEFLHGHHPDETSRFGPAPE, encoded by the coding sequence GTGCCGCTCCGCGTTGTCATGATGGGAACGGGGCAGTTTGCCCTGCCGACCTTCAGGACTCTCATCGACTCGCCGCACGAGGTCGCCGCGCTGGTCACGCAACCGGACCGGACCGGCCGGGGCCATCACCATCACGTCAACGTGATGAAGGAAACGGGCCTCGAGCACGGGATCGACGTGTTCCAGCCCGAAAAAGCCCGGGCCCCCGAGGCGCTCGACCGGCTGCGATCCTATGGTGCCGACGTCTTCGTCGTTGCCGCCTACGGCCAGATTCTCTCGCAGGAACTGCTGGATATTCCCCGCTTTGGCGCCATCAATCTGCATGCCTCGCTGCTGCCGAAGTACCGCGGAGCCGCGCCGGTCCACTATGCGATTCTCAACGGTGAAACCGAATCGGGCGTGACGATGTTCCGGATCGTTCCCGCCCTCGATGCCGGACCGATCCTGGGTGTCGTCCGCACGGACATCGGACCGCAGGAGACGAGTGGGGAACTCGAGGCTCGTCTGGCGGATCTGTCGGGACCACTGACACTCGAAGTGCTGGAGCGTCTGGAACGCGGCCAGGCCGAAGCGATCCCGCAGGACGAATCGCAGGTGACACTGGCTCCCAAGATGCCCAAGTCGATGGGACAGATCGACTGGACGCGGACCGCCGAGCAGGTGGGCTGGCACGTCCGGGCGATGCAGCCCTGGCCGATGCCGTTCACGTTTTTCACCCAGGAAGGCCGCAAACCACTGCGGCTGCTCGTCCTCGAGACGCAATCGGTCAGTGAAGACGAAGTCGAGGCCGTTCCCGGTTCGCAGCCGGGTCAGCTTGCGGCCGCTCATGACAAGCACCTGTACGTCCGAACGGGTGCGGGGATCGTCGAAGTGATCCGCCTCAAGCCGGCCGGCAAGCGGGAAATGATCGCCGCCGAGTTTCTGCACGGCCATCACCCGGACGAGACTTCCCGGTTCGGTCCGGCCCCCGAATAG
- the def gene encoding peptide deformylase, with the protein MQIVYHPHPALTWKSSDVTRIDPQLRAVVREMFGLMYEAKGIGLAANQVGLPFRFFIVNLTGDPEETDEELVFINPVIRKRKGAEFGEEGCLSVPGIYAEVQRAEEVVIEAFDLEGQPIQATLDDLAARVVQHETDHLDGVMFTERLSESLRREVDGKLAEFEHRFRQAQEAGEIASDEEIRRQLDEMSRTGQFEPASK; encoded by the coding sequence ATGCAGATTGTCTACCATCCCCATCCCGCCCTGACCTGGAAGTCGTCCGACGTCACCCGGATCGACCCACAGTTGCGCGCCGTCGTCCGTGAGATGTTCGGGCTGATGTACGAGGCCAAAGGGATTGGACTGGCCGCCAACCAGGTCGGTCTTCCGTTCCGGTTCTTCATCGTCAATCTCACCGGAGACCCGGAAGAGACCGACGAAGAACTGGTGTTCATCAATCCGGTCATCCGCAAGCGGAAGGGGGCCGAATTCGGCGAAGAGGGGTGCCTGAGCGTGCCCGGAATCTATGCCGAGGTCCAGCGGGCCGAAGAAGTCGTGATCGAGGCGTTTGATCTGGAGGGACAGCCCATCCAGGCGACTCTTGACGATCTGGCCGCCCGGGTCGTTCAGCACGAGACCGACCATCTGGACGGCGTCATGTTCACGGAGCGGCTGAGCGAGTCGCTGCGCCGCGAAGTCGACGGAAAACTGGCCGAGTTCGAACATCGTTTTCGGCAGGCCCAGGAGGCAGGCGAGATCGCCTCTGATGAAGAGATCCGCCGCCAGCTGGATGAGATGTCCCGCACCGGCCAGTTCGAGCCGGCCTCGAAGTAA